The DNA sequence AGAAGTGAATTTGCCCACGATCCTGAACCTATGCAAAAGATACTGCATTCAGAATCTTTTATCCGCACATTTGGAACTCTACAAGGCGAACAGCTTAAAACAAAGCCCAAAGGATTTGATATCGATCATGAAGCTATTGACTTACTTCGTTACAAACAGTTTTTACTTATTAAACGATTTACAGATCAGGAAGTATTGAGTCCGCTTTTTTTAGAACAGGCACTGGACACCTTCAAGAACATGAGACCCTTTTTTGATTATATGAGTGAAATATTGACGACTGACATAAATGGCGCTTCAATTTTATAAAAAAATAAACCCGACAGCTTTTAAAAACCCTGTCGGGTTTGATTACGTTGATAAACACTATTTACTTAAAAACAGGATTTCGTTGACCACTACTTCTGTGACGTATTTTTTCTCTCCGTTTTTATCGTCATAACTTCTATGTGTCAGCTTTCCTTCTACCGCAACTTCTTTTCCTTTTACGACATATTTCTCGATAATTTCAGCTGTTTTTCCCCAGGCTGTCACACGATGCCATTCTGTTTGTTCTACTTTTTCTCCCTTTTCATTGGTGTACTTCTCGTTTGTTGCAATGTTTAAATGCGCTAATTTTTTTCCGTTTTCCAATGTTTTAATTTCCGGATCGTTTCCTACGTTCCCGATTAATTGTACTCTGTTTTTCATGGCGTATACTATTTAAATGTTATTATAAGTGAATTCGTACATTAAATTCAACAGGCCAAAGATGCTACAGCTTTCAATAACTATTCGGTAACCAACCATTTACTTTCGGTTGTAATTATTTGTAACCGTTTGCAAATGGAAATATTTTTGTATATTTGAGAAAAGCCCTACGATATGCAAACACAAATCAATAAAGTTGAACTGCGAAATTTGGAATTTGACGATTACAAACAATTGAAGAACTCAATGGTAGAATCGTATCCCGAAATGGCCAATTCATACTGGAGATCTGCCGATATTAAAAAACTACTTTCTATATTTCCTGAAGGTCAATTGATTATTCTGGCCGACGGAGTAGTTGTAGGATCTGCCTTGTCCTTGATCGTCGATGAGACATTGGTCGATAAAAGACACAACTACAACCAAATTCACGGCAATTATACGTTTTCTACTCACAATCCAAACGGTGAAATCCTATATGGTATCGATGTTTTCATCCATCCGCAATACCGCGGTTTGCGTTTAGGCCGTCGTTTGTACGATGCCCGAAAAGAACTTTGCGAGCAACTGAATCTAAAAGCCATTGTTTTTGCAGGACGAATTCCGAATTATGCACAACACGCCAGAAAACTCACTCCAAAAAATTATATCGACAAAGTAAAACACAAAGAATTACATGATCCGGTGCTATCCTTTCAGCTTAGCAATGACTTTCATGTTTTGCGCATCATTAAAAACTATTTAGAAGGCGACGAAGAATCCAAAGAATTTGCCGTGCTTTTAGAATGGAACAATGTTTATTACGATGAGAGTCCGAAACTTATCAATCTCGAAAAAAGCGTTATTCGTTTGGGATTAATTCAATGGCAAATGCGTCAGTTAAACAATGTAGAAGCTTTATTTGAGCAGGCCGAGTTTTTTATTGATGTTGTTTCCGGTTATGGAAGTGATTTTGCGTTATTCCCGGAGCTTTTTATTGCCCCTTTAATGGCCGATTACAATCATTTATCAGAAGCGGAAGCGATTCGGGAATTGGCTCGTTACTCTGACCCGATCCGGAAACGTTTTCAGGAATTTGCCATTTCATACAATATCAATATCATTACCGGTAGCATGCCGTATTTAGATAATGGCAATTTATACAATGTTGGTTTTTTATGCAAACGAGACGGAACATCAGAAATGTATACCAAAATTCACGTGACTCCAAACGAAGTACAACATTGGGGAATGAAGGGCGGATCTCAGTTTAAAACCTTTGATACCGACTGTGGCAAAATTGGAATCCTGATCTGCTATGATGTGGAGTTCCCTGAACTTTCAAGAATTATGGCCAATGAAGGAATGAATATCTTATTCGTTCCCTTCCTCACAGACACACAAAATGCTTATACCCGTGTAAAACATTGTTCGCAAGCAAGGGCTATAGAAAATGAATGTTATGTTGCAATTGCAGGTTGTGTAGGTAACTTACCAAAAGTGAACAATATGGATATTCAATATGCGCAAGCTTCTGTATTTACCCCCTCTGATTTTGCTTTTCCAAGTAATGGAATAAAAGCCGAAGCAACTCCAAATACAGAGATGACCTTAATTGTAGATGTTGATTTGAATTTACTAAAACAACTCCATGAGCACGGAAGTGTCCGAATCTTAAAAGACCGAAGAAATGATTTATATGAAATTAAAAAGTTGGATCCATGAAGACATGCCTCGAATGCTCCGAAAAGATTGTAGGCCGTGAAGACAAGAAATTTTGTTCAGATAGTTGCCGAAATGCCTACAACAACAAGATCAATAAGGACACCACTAATTTCATGCGAAATATAAACAATAAGCTACGCAAAAATTACCGTATTTTGTCCGAGTTAAACACAGAAGGAAAATCAAAAGCAAGAAAAGATAAAATGTTGAACAAAGGCTTTGATTTTGATTTTTTTACTAATATTTTGCAGACCAAAACGGGGAACACTTATTATTTTCTATACGACCAGGGATATCGCTCTTTGGACAATGATTATTATATGCTCGTGAAAAAAGAAATTTAGTATATTCAACATGAAAAAAAATCCTACTTCGATACTAGCCTTTCTATGCGTTATAGCCATTCTGGCCATTATATACGCCACAATGATGCCCCAATGGGTTTCTAAAAATGAAGAAGCTCTTGCCGAATTCTCGACCGAACGCGCACTAAATCAAGTTAAAATCATAGCCCAAAAACCCCATTATGTAGGCTCGACAAATCATGAATTAGTAGCCAATTATCTTAAACTTGAGCTCAACCGAATCGGTTTGGAAACGTCAGTTCAGGAAGGATTCACCCTTAACGATAAAGGTCTTCTCGTAAAATCTAAGAATATTCTTGCCCGCATAAAAGGAACAAACAATTCAAAAGCACTTTTATTGCTTTCTCACTATGACAGCGCACCGCATTCTTTCTCTAAAGGAGCCAGCGATGATGCCTCGGGAGTTGCCACTATTCTTGAAGGTGTTCGTGCCTTTTTATATGCTAAAAAACCGCACAAAAACGATATTATTATTCTCTTTTCAGATGCCGAAGAATTAGGACTAAATGGCGCCGCTCTTTTCGTAAATCAACATCCTTGGGCAAAAGAGGTGGGCTTAGTTTTAAATTTTGAAGCCAGAGGCTCTTCAGGTCCAAGTTATATGTTAATGGAAACCAATAAAGGAAATGAAACATTGGTGAAAGAATTTTCAAACGCAAAAACAAAATTCCCGGTTTCTAATTCACTTATGTACAGCATTTACAAAATGCTTCCAAACGACACCGATCTAACCGTTTTTAGAGAACAAGGAAACATACAGGGATTTAACTTTGCTTTTATCGATGGTCATTTTAACTACCACACCCAACAGGATGACATTCAGCATTTAAGCAAAAATACGCTGGCGCATCAGGGAACGTATTTAATGCCTTTGTTAGACTATTTTTCAAATATTGATCTAAATGCAACAACTGCAACGGAAGACAATGTTTATTTTACGGTTCCTTTTGGCTTTTTTATTAGCTATCCATTTTCATGGGTTGGTCCAATGACTTTCATCGCTTTAGGTTTATTAATTCTTTTTATTTTTATTGGAAAAGCAAAACGTGTCATCACCTTTAGAGAAATCTTCAGAGGATTTGTTCCGTTATTTGGTTCTATAATAATCTCCGGATTGGTTACTTTTTTAGGCTGGAAAATACTTTTACAAATCTACCCGCAATACAATGACCTATTAAATGGATTTACCTACAATGGACATGCCTATATCGGCGCTTTTGTAACACTAAGTATCGCCATTTGTTTTGCTTTCTACCATCATTTTTCGGAGGCAAAAACTACAATGAACCATTTTGTAGCACCGCTTTTACTTTGGATAATCATCAATGCTCTTCTAGCCAATAGTCTGACAGGAGCCGGTTTTCTAATTATCCCGGTTTACTTTGGAGTGTTTTTATTTGGAATTTTTGTAATCACACAACATTACAGTTTAGGTATAAATTTATTATTCAGTATCCCCGCATTAGCCATTATTGCTCCTTTTATAATAATGTTCCCTGTTGGTCTGGGATTAAAAATACTTTTTGTAAGCGCTATACTGACCGTATTGTTATTCGGGCTTTTGCTACCGCTATTTGGTGCATTTTTCAAAAAAGGAGTTTGGACGATATTATTTTTTGTGCTGTCGATCGGCTTTTTCACTTACGCTGGTATCAACTCGGGTTATGAACACGGAAAAGCAAAATCAAATAGTTTATTGTATGTTTATAATGCGAACACCAACTCAGCCCTTTGGACTACTTACGACACCAACTTAGACGATTGGACCAAAACATATCTGGGACAAACCGATCATAAAGCAGTAGGCTTAAATACACTACCTATTACCAGCAAATATGGTTCTGGTTTTACTTATAGTGCGATTGCACCAATTGTTACAGTTCCAAAACCAACTATTGCATTCTTAAAAGACAGTGTTGTTGGAAACAACAGGTACTTAAAAATAAAAATTACACCTAATAGGAAAGTAAATCGTTACGATATTTATGCCAATACCAAAATGACGTTTTTTAACTTTAAAGCAAATGGCGTTTCGACTTCCGGACAAAAAGGAAATCGTTTAGAACGCGATGATGTTAAGGTATTGTGTTATTATGTTGTAGGCAACGAACCTCTTGTTTTGGAATTCTACATCAACAAATTAACTGTTTTTGATATGGATTTGATTGAAAGTTCATTTGATTTAATGACCAATCCGTTATTAAACATCAAACCAAGAAGTGACTGGATGATGCCAACCCCTTTTGTTCTGAATGATGCCGTATTGGTGCAACAGAAAATAAAAAGAGAAACAGCTCCAGTAAATGTTCCTGTTGCCGCAACTCCAATAAAAGACAGTACAAGTGTTTCAAAAGACAGTTTAAAATCTATTGTTCAACCAAAATAAACACGAAGTTTTATGGCGACAAACATTTCAACAATAGTCTTTAACGCTCCAATAGAAAAAGTTTGGGCTGCTTTAACACAGCCTGTTCTCGTAAAACAATGGCAATACGAAAGTGATTTAATCACAGACTGGAAAATAGGTAGCGAAATTCGATTTAGAAATGAATGGGACGGACACGTTTTTCAGCAATGGGGAACTATTCTGGAGTTAGTTCACCATAAAAAAATCAAGTATTCCCTGTTTTTTCCTAGACCTGGATTAGAAGACAAACCTGAAAACTATTTCCTTATGACCTATCTTTTAACTCAAGAAGATCAGAAGGTAAAACTCGAAATTATTCAGGAAGATAAGCGAGAGGGAGCCGTCCAAGAAGAACCTCAAGGTGAAGAAAGTCCAATTCTGCAAAGTCTAAAAGCAGTAGTCGAATCATAAACGATATTTTAAAAATGCAAAAGGGCAGATTTCAATTCGAAAATCTGCCCTTTTTCTTTAGCAGGCACACTCTATTTTCAATCCTGCTTTTACTCCATTGTTTCCTTCGGTGGCATATCCGTCAAATTTCCACCATTCGATACCGCCGATTAATTCTTTTACCTTGAACCCTAATTTTGCCATATTTAAAGCTCCTTTAGTCGATGCATTACAACCAATACCATCACAATAGGTTACGTACAACACTTCTTTATCCAGCTCTTTAGTGCTTTCGATCGTCATTTCACGATGCGGAATATTAATCGCTGTGGGAATGTGTTCTGCTTCAAAACCAAATGTTTTTCTGGCATCAATTACAACTACTTTTTCACCGCTATTCAAAGCTTCAAATAAATCAGACGGATCCATTTCGTAAGTCAGTTTGTCTTCATAATGTTTAATTTGTGCTTCCATTTTAAATATAGTTTTAGTGATTATTTTTCCAAAAGTACTCGAACATCAAACACCATAAAAACGAAAAGAATTCATCTACTTGATTACTATTTTTCATGAAAAAGGCATCATAAAATTTTGTTCCTTTACCTATAAATTCTCTAAAAATGGAAATACGTCATTTAAGACTGATAAAAGCGATTGTTGAAGAAGGAAGCATTACCAAAGC is a window from the Flavobacterium cupriresistens genome containing:
- a CDS encoding single-stranded DNA-binding protein is translated as MKNRVQLIGNVGNDPEIKTLENGKKLAHLNIATNEKYTNEKGEKVEQTEWHRVTAWGKTAEIIEKYVVKGKEVAVEGKLTHRSYDDKNGEKKYVTEVVVNEILFLSK
- a CDS encoding carbon-nitrogen hydrolase family protein; amino-acid sequence: MQTQINKVELRNLEFDDYKQLKNSMVESYPEMANSYWRSADIKKLLSIFPEGQLIILADGVVVGSALSLIVDETLVDKRHNYNQIHGNYTFSTHNPNGEILYGIDVFIHPQYRGLRLGRRLYDARKELCEQLNLKAIVFAGRIPNYAQHARKLTPKNYIDKVKHKELHDPVLSFQLSNDFHVLRIIKNYLEGDEESKEFAVLLEWNNVYYDESPKLINLEKSVIRLGLIQWQMRQLNNVEALFEQAEFFIDVVSGYGSDFALFPELFIAPLMADYNHLSEAEAIRELARYSDPIRKRFQEFAISYNINIITGSMPYLDNGNLYNVGFLCKRDGTSEMYTKIHVTPNEVQHWGMKGGSQFKTFDTDCGKIGILICYDVEFPELSRIMANEGMNILFVPFLTDTQNAYTRVKHCSQARAIENECYVAIAGCVGNLPKVNNMDIQYAQASVFTPSDFAFPSNGIKAEATPNTEMTLIVDVDLNLLKQLHEHGSVRILKDRRNDLYEIKKLDP
- a CDS encoding M28 family peptidase encodes the protein MKKNPTSILAFLCVIAILAIIYATMMPQWVSKNEEALAEFSTERALNQVKIIAQKPHYVGSTNHELVANYLKLELNRIGLETSVQEGFTLNDKGLLVKSKNILARIKGTNNSKALLLLSHYDSAPHSFSKGASDDASGVATILEGVRAFLYAKKPHKNDIIILFSDAEELGLNGAALFVNQHPWAKEVGLVLNFEARGSSGPSYMLMETNKGNETLVKEFSNAKTKFPVSNSLMYSIYKMLPNDTDLTVFREQGNIQGFNFAFIDGHFNYHTQQDDIQHLSKNTLAHQGTYLMPLLDYFSNIDLNATTATEDNVYFTVPFGFFISYPFSWVGPMTFIALGLLILFIFIGKAKRVITFREIFRGFVPLFGSIIISGLVTFLGWKILLQIYPQYNDLLNGFTYNGHAYIGAFVTLSIAICFAFYHHFSEAKTTMNHFVAPLLLWIIINALLANSLTGAGFLIIPVYFGVFLFGIFVITQHYSLGINLLFSIPALAIIAPFIIMFPVGLGLKILFVSAILTVLLFGLLLPLFGAFFKKGVWTILFFVLSIGFFTYAGINSGYEHGKAKSNSLLYVYNANTNSALWTTYDTNLDDWTKTYLGQTDHKAVGLNTLPITSKYGSGFTYSAIAPIVTVPKPTIAFLKDSVVGNNRYLKIKITPNRKVNRYDIYANTKMTFFNFKANGVSTSGQKGNRLERDDVKVLCYYVVGNEPLVLEFYINKLTVFDMDLIESSFDLMTNPLLNIKPRSDWMMPTPFVLNDAVLVQQKIKRETAPVNVPVAATPIKDSTSVSKDSLKSIVQPK
- a CDS encoding SRPBCC family protein: MATNISTIVFNAPIEKVWAALTQPVLVKQWQYESDLITDWKIGSEIRFRNEWDGHVFQQWGTILELVHHKKIKYSLFFPRPGLEDKPENYFLMTYLLTQEDQKVKLEIIQEDKREGAVQEEPQGEESPILQSLKAVVES
- a CDS encoding rhodanese-like domain-containing protein, which codes for MEAQIKHYEDKLTYEMDPSDLFEALNSGEKVVVIDARKTFGFEAEHIPTAINIPHREMTIESTKELDKEVLYVTYCDGIGCNASTKGALNMAKLGFKVKELIGGIEWWKFDGYATEGNNGVKAGLKIECAC